The Pediococcus inopinatus region ACTTTAAATTCAGAATCTTTCATAATATCTGAAAGATCTTTCAATTCCATTCCAAAGCGTAAATCAGGTTGGTCAGTTCCAAAACGGGCCATTGACTCATTCCAAGTAATCCGATCAAATGGAAGTTTGACATCGATGTCTAAAGTATCCTTCATAACTTTAGCAATTAAGCCTTCAGTTAAGTCCTGAATTTCTTCAGCATCTAAGAAACTCGTTTCCATATCAATCTGGGTAAATTCGGGTTGACGATCACCACGAAGATCTTCGTCACGGAAACAGCGGGCAATTTGATAGTAGCGGTCAAAACCAGCTCCCATCAGTAACTGCTTAAATAGTTGAGGAGATTGAGGTAACGCATAAAAATGACCAGCATATAATCGTGAAGGAACTAAGTAATCGCGGGCTCCTTCTGGAGTAGATTTTGTTAAATCTGGGGTTTCAATGTCAACGAAGCCTTCTGAATCAAAATAACTATGAACGGCCTGTGTGATGCGGTTACGGATCATTAATCCACGTTGCATTTCGGGACGGCGTAAGTCTAAATAACGATATTTTAGGCGTAATTCATCAGAGACATTGATGTTATCTTGAATGTAAAAAGGTGGTGTTTTAGCCTTGTTTAAAATCTTGGCTTCATATACCTCAACTTCAACCTCGCCAGTCTTCATTTTGGGATTAATTTCTTTTTCAGAACGTGGGACAACTTTACCATTAATCTCAATAACATACTCGCTTCGTAATTGATCTGCAACGGCCAGGGCTGATTCAGAAAATTCCTTACTAAAAACCAACTGGACGATGCCTTCCCGGTCCCGCAAATCAATAAAAATCAAATTTCCTAGATCCCGACGTTTCTGGACCCAGCCTTTCAAAACAATTTTTTGATCTAAATACTGCTTATTAACCAATCCGGCATATGTTGTTCGTTTCATTTTATGATCTCCCTACTTTTCTAAAAACTTACCAAATAATTCTGGAAAGTTCTTGTAAACATCTTCTAATTTAACTTGTTGTTCCTCACCTGTTGCCATCACTTTTAAGTTAACGACTTTGTTTGTTAATTCATCATTTCCAATGGTAATGACAATTTTGGTATTTAGACGATCAGCCGTTTTAAACTGGGCTTTGGGTTTTCGATCTAAATAATCCTGATCAGCACTAAAGCCATTGCTGCGAATCTTTTCGACAATTTTTAAAGTTTCAGCTTTTGTTTCGTCACCAATGCCAACAACGTATACATCTAAAGGATTAATTGCTGGTAATGGAGCATTTTGAGCCTGCATAAGTAACAACAAACGTTCAACGCCCAATCCAAACCCAATTCCTGGTGTCTCAGGGCCACCAAGCTCTTCAACGAGGCCATTATAACGGCCACCAGCACAAACGGTCACATCGCCTTTTCCAAGAGCCTTATCGTTAGCCATGATTTCAAAGATTGTGTGATTATAATAATCCAAGCCGCGAACCATGGATGCGTCAACGGTATAATCAATATTCAAAGCTTTTAAAAGATTTTTAACGGTTTCGAAATGGCTCGCAGATTCAGGTGATAGATAATCCAAAATTGAAGGCGCATCTGCCACAAGTTTTTGATCATCCTTATCTTTACTATCAAGTACACGCAAAGGATTTTTGTGTAAGCGGACCTTAGAATCGTCACTTAACTCGTCAAAATGTGGTTCTAAATAAGCAATCAAAGCGGCACGATAAGCTTCGCGGGTAGTCTGGTCACCTAACGTATTAATAACTAGTTTCAAATTATGAATGCCAAGTTTTTTGAGAAGTTGCATTCCCATTGAAATAACTTCAACATCTAAATTAGGACTTTCACTTCCAAATGCTTCAACTCCAATTTGGTGAAATTCACGTAACCGCCCTGATTGTGGACGTTCGTAACGGAACATTGGACCCGTGTAATAGAGTTTAACTGGTTTGATGTGTTCTGGCCCATAAAGTTTGTTTTCAACAAATGCACGTACAACCCCGGCAGTGCCTTCTGGACGTAGGGTAATGTGGCGATCCCCTTTGTCACGGAAATCATACATCTCTTTAGTCACAATATCAGATGTATCTCCAGCACTTCTTGAAAACACTTCAAAGTTTTCAAAAATTGGGGTGCGAATTTCGTGGAATCGATAGTTATCAAATAATTTCTTTGCGGTAGTTTCGATGTAGCTCCATGCCACAGCTTCATCAGGTAAGATGTCCGCTGTACCTTTTGGACGTTGATATTTCATGTTAAATTCCTCCTAGATATGTAAATCCGATCTGAAAACAATAAAAAACGCCCTTGTTATTTACAAGGGCGCGCGGCGCGGTACCACCTTAATTATTTACTCATTATAGTTAACGTTTTGCAACGGAATCTAAAATTAGATTCACCTCGAAAGTGTCTTCGAATGATTCCTTTACCCAATCGCAGCAACCTTGGGCTCTCTGAAAAGGAAAAACACCTACTATTCTTTGTCTTTGGTTTTAATATTAAACTACCATTAAAATTACTAAACTATCTTTGTCCTGTCAAGGGTTCTTCCAGAAATATCCCTTTTTGTGGGCTAGCTGGTATATAATAATGAGAAGAATTTCATTTAGGAGAGGAACCTATGTACACAAATATTCGTACCTCAGTTAAAAACAATCGACTTCAAATTTTACTCATTTTAGTTTTTCTCATTGCAACAATTACTTTTACACACGCGCTTTTTTCTAGTAAGACCGTACGTGTAGGCTTAGATAATGTTGCAGTACGCAATGGGCCATCGTTATCCTATTCGCAAATGGGCACCTTAAACTCTGGTAAACGCGTAACTGTTTTAAAAAAGAAAAACGGGTGGCTGCGTGTTCGTTATAATGACCAGAAACTTGGCTGGATTCCTAGTTGGCTTACGAATCGGAAATTTGGTTTCAAACAGGCAACTAAGCTATCTGAAGCGACCATTGTCCTTGATCCCGGCCATGGCGGCAATGATTCCGGTGCTTTAGGTATTAACCAAAAAAATGAAGAAAAAACCTACACTCTAAAAACCGCAAAGGTGGTAAAAAAATCCTTAGAAGACCAAGGTGCTCGCGTTTTCCTAACTCGATCTACTGATACTTATGTCGGATTAGCGGCAAGAGCAAATTTGTCTAATGAAAAGAAAGCAGATGCGTTCATTAGTTTTCATTACGATTCAGCACCTGAAAATGATTCAGGCTCTGGCGATACCACTTATTATTATCATAAAAAAACATCATTGAAACTGGCCGAGATGGTAAACACTCAACTCAAAACTAAAATTAGTTTAAATAATCGTGGCGTCCAATTTGGTGATTTCGAAGTTACACGGGACAATACCCAACCTGCCCTACTTATTGAAGGTGGCTATATCAATACCGCCAAAGATTTTAAACAAATTAGAACGGAAACTTATCGCAAACAAGTGGCTTCTGCAGTGACAAGTGGTTTAACAAATTTCTTTAGTGAGAAATAATAAGAGGCAATAATTCAGCTAAATTTTTTATCCTTTTCTCTGGCTGACTAGTAACCTGAATTAAATGATCAGGATCAAATAAAATTCCCTTTATATCAGCATTGTGGGCTGCCAAAATATCAAGATTGCGATCACCAATCATGATGGCAGTCTTTTTTTCTGTCTGAAACTTTTTGATCAAGAAATTTAAGGAAGCAGGATCTGGTTTTCTTGGGAACTTATCCGTGCCAGTAACTCCCCCACTAAAAAGTGAGTCAAACCCATGGTGCTGCATTAACCCTTTTGCCTGAATATCTCGATGTGTTAATAAAAAATTACGGCCATTTTTTTGAATATTTTTTTGACAAACTTCATAGGCCTGATCAAAAGGTTGTGCTTCCTCTAATAGCTGAGCTTCGTTGGTCCGGTAGGTACTTTCTAAAGTTGTGTAATTTAAATTATAGGTCGATGCCAAACTTTTTAAAGTTTCCCCCAATGAGCCCTGACGCATTTGCCAATATAGGTCGTGTGCCTTCTGGTCAGTGATCCCGTTGACTTCTAATGCTTGTTTAAGACTTTTAACCATGATCGGATACGTATCAAATAGTGTGCCGTCAAAATCCCAGAATAAATCCATCGTTAACCTCCTTTATTTCTGTAACTGATCAGTATCAAAAATAATTGTCACCGGTCCATCGTTACATAGTTCAACTTGCATATCAGCGCCAAACTCACCTGTGCCAACTTTTAAGCCAGTTTCCGAAAGCTTTTTGTTAAAGGTTTGGTACAAATCTGCAGCTTTTTGTGGGTCCCCTGCCTCAGTGAAACTCGGCCGGTTGCCATGTCTAGTATTTGCATAAAGTGTGAATTGGGAAACAGAAAGAATCTGACCTTCCACCTGTTTGATATTTAAATTCATTTTCTGATTTTGATCTTCAAAAACTCGTAAATTAATTATTTTATGAACTAGATAATCAAGTTCTTGTTCCGTATCTTGATTCTCAAAACCAACCAGCAATAAATAGCCTTGGCCAATTTTTCCCACTACCTTGTGTTCAATGGAAACCTGCGCCTGTTTAACCCGCTGTAAAACAACTTTCATTTTTCATTTCTCCATCCATGCCTAATTTTTATCAAAAAAGCCCGAAAACCAAAGTTGTTCGATCTCATCAAAGTCGAATTCCATTTGAATTTCAGGTTTTATTTTTAATGCGATGGCCGTTCCACAACATAAACGTCCTTCACTATTTTTAAATTATCCATAATATGATTCAAATGATCCAAGTTTCGAACCCCCACAGTTAAACTGATCGTAACCATCCGATTATGATCAACTTTTCCGTTTACAGAATTCAAATAACGGGTTGTGTTATTCACTTTTTTCAAAATGTCGTTCAACATTCCGTTACGATTATACCCTTGGACTTCCAAGTCTGCCGCATAATTATTATGTGAATCATTGGGGTCTGCCCATTCCACTCCGATTAGCCGTTCGTCGTGTTCTTCAGCGTTGACGACATTGGGACAATCTTCTCGATGGACTGAAACACCACGGCCTTTTGTAATATACCCTACAATCGGGTCACCTGGAACAGGATTACAACAATGACTTAACCGAACTAGAAGGTTATCTGCCCCTTCAATAATAATTCCGCTGGATGAACTTTTCTTTTTGCGTTCTTGTTCTGTTTCATTTTCATTAGAAATTGTTTGATGATCTTCAAGCAGTTCTTTTTCTTCTCGTCGCTTTCGATCCTCTTCTTGCTTAGCACGGACGTCATCAGTTAGTCGGTTGGCAACTCCTGTAGGTGCTAAATCACCAAACCCAATCGCTGCATACATATCATTGACTGACGTATAGTGTAACTTATTCGCTACTTTTTCCAGCTTAGCGGGCTCCAAAATCTCCACTGGATCAAAACCAGTCTGACGCAATTGATGTTCAATAATTTCATGGCCTTTATCAACATTTTCAGACCGATCTTCTTGACGGAAGAATTGTTTAATTTTATTTCTAGCCCGCCTAGTAGATACTAAGTTAATCCAATCACGGCTCGGACCGGCAGAATTTGTAGAAGTTAAAATGTCAACAATATCTCCATTTTTGATCTTGTAATCCAATGGAACAATTTTGCCATTTACTTTAGCTCCCGTGGTATGATTACCCACTTCGGTATGAATAGTGTAGGCCATATCAAGTGGGCCGGAACCCTTTGCAAGTTCAAATACATCACCTTTAGGCGTAAACGCATAAACTCGATCACCGAATAGATCCCCTTTAACAGAATCCATAAAATCAGCCGCATCTTTGCTTTCATCCTGAAGTTCAACGATTTCTTTAAACCAGTTTAGCTTGTTGCCTGTTTCACTTGCCGCAACCTTGTCGGTCTTTCCTTCTTTATAAGCCCAGTGAGCCGCAACACCATATTCAGCAACCCGATGCATCTCTTCAGTTCGAATCTGAACTTCTAGGGGTTTACCTTCTGGGCCAACGACTGTCGTATGCAAAGACTGATACATATTGGCTTTAGGCATGGCAATATAATCTTTGAATCGACCTGGCATTGGTTTCCACCGGGTATGAATAGCTCCCAAAACGGCATAGCAGTCCTTGATAGACTTGGTGATCACCCGAATAGCCAACAAATCATAAATCTGGCTAAACTGTTTGTGTTGATCAACCATCTTCCGATAAATCGAATAAATATGTTTTGGTCGTCCGTAGATATCTACTTCTGTAACCTTTAAATCATCCAAAGCCTTTTGGATATCACTAATCGCCAAGGCAATATATTCTTCCCGTTGGTCACGCCGTGAATTCATCAAATGAGCAATTCGGTAATATTGCTGAGGATTTAAATAGCGGAGGGAAATATCTTCCAATTCCCACTTAATCGTACTAATACCTAAACGGTCTGCAAGGGGTGCATAAATTTCCAATGTTTCATTGGCAATTCGCCGTTGTTTATCAGGTCGTAAATGTTCCAAAGTGCGCATGTTGTGCAAGCGATCCGCTAGTTTGACAATGATTACGCGAATATCTTTTGACATGGCAAGCAACAACTTCCGGTGATTTTCTGCTAGCTGTTCCTGATTAGACTTATAACGGATTTTGCTGATTTTGGAGACGCCGTCTACAATAACCGCAACATCATGACCGAAAAGCTCTTCAATATCGCCAAGCGTAATTAATGTATCTTCAACGGTATCATGAAGAAACCCAGCACAAATTGTGGCCGGATCCATTTTTAAATCTGCTAAAATACCGGCAACTTGAATGGGATGCATAATGTAAGGTTCCCCAGATTGCCGATATTGATCCTTATGAACGTAAGTCGAAAAGTCGCAAGCTTTTTGGACAAAGGCCACATGATCTGCATTCATGTATTTACGACACATATTTAAAACATCTTGGGCGGAAAGTACGGGTTCTTGTGACATAATTTAGCCTCCTTTGACTCTACAATTTAGAAGAACATAAAATGCTCTGATTGTGCATGATAACTTGATTTATATAATAATTAACGAAATAATCCTGCTTAGCTTGTTAACCCGTAAGCAATATAACTTGTGCTTAAATAAATGATTACAAAATAATACCCATACTTCGGTAAGAAGAAATAAGCACCAATTAGAAAGAAGATTGGAAATAACCACAAAAGTAACCAGTGTGCTCGGTTAGCCTTAATCAAAGAACCTAAAATGATGGCCGCCAACGTATTAATAATCATGAGAAACCAAAGACCAACAAACACATGCGAAGCACTCGTAATATGTAAAATAAAAGGTAACAAAACCCCAAGCACTATAGCTGAAACCCAGTATCGCCACTTTATCTGGACAAAAAAGCCTAATGTTTTATTCAAATTAATTCCTCCAGTAGAGACTCTCAAAGTATATTGCCTAATTCTACCTCATTTCGGTGAAAACGGAAATAGCTGTTAAGAAATATAATGGGGCCGTTTCAGCTCTCAAAATACGAGGACCTAACCCGACGCTAATAAAAGCAGCATCGGTCAATTTTTTAATCTCTTGGGTGGATAGACCACCTTCTGGGCCAAAAAGCGCGAGCACCTCATCATTTGCCTGCATTTGAGCAATTTGATGATGCAACTGCGTATGTTCCCCTTGTTTTGCAGATTCTTCATACGCAACAATTTTAAACTTACCAGGCCACTGCATAAGTTCTCGTAAACTGCCACAATAAGAGATTGTAGGGATATAAGCACGGTGTGATTGCTCAGCGGCTCCAACGGCAATTTTTTGTAAACGATCAATCTTACGGGCGATTTTTGCTGCTGGCCATTTGACAACTGAAAATTCTGTTGGCAAAAATATAAAATGACGAGCACCCATCTCAGTTCCCTTTTGGACAATCTTTTCGCTTTTTTCACCTTTTGATAAGCCACATGCAATAGTAACTTCTATTGGCATTTCAACAGCATGTTCAAGTTGTTTAACTGGCAAAATCTCTGCTGATTTTTCATCAATACTTTTAATTTTTCCAAGAAAGACTTGATGATTAGCAGCTACAAATTCGGCCTGCTCATTCTCCTTGGCACGCATTACTCGAACCAAGTGGTGAAAAGTATCTCCCGTTACAGAAAAAACTTCTTGTAGTTGAATTGGTTGGTCTGTAAAATATCGTTGCATTTAATTTCGCCTCTAATTTTATTGGTAGTTTTTTAAATGTTTATCCTATCATTTTTAGTGCTAATCTGTGGGTATTTGTGCAACTACTGCTCGCCAATCTTTCATTTGGAGAATTTCAATTATTTTAAATTTTTGGTCCTGTAGTGCCGAAAGAACGGTTGGTAGTTTTTCTTTTATAATCCCTGAAGTAATGAAGATTCCATTAGGTTTCAGACAAGCCTTCGCCTGCGGAACTAGAGGGACAATAATCTCGGCCAAAATATTGGCCACGACAATATCAGCTTGGGCTTGAATACCTGCCAATAAATCATTTGTTCCCAGTTGAACATTTTTCACATCCGGATTCAACTTTAAATTTTCTACTGCTGAATTAACGGCAACCTGATCAAGGTCATAAGCTTTAATTTCACTTGCTCCCATTTTGCTCGCAGCAATACTTAAAACTCCTGAACCTGTTCCCACGTCAATTACCTTTTCACCACCGCGTAGATACATCTCTAGAGCCTGCAAACATAACTGGGTAGTCGGGTGGGTTCCTGTTCCAAATGCCATTCCAGGATCTAACTTTAAGATTTTTTCTTCAGGAGAAGTTTTTTGATAGCTTTCCCAACTGGGCACCACCGTCAAATAGCGAGTTACTCTAACTGGATGATAATATTTCTCCCATTCGGTTTGCCATTCGGTTTCTTCTAGTGGCTTTTGAATAACTTTCCCAGATCCAGGATTTAGACCAAATTTTTTTAAAGCTAATACTTGAGATTCAATTTTAGAGACTAATGCTTTAATATCGCTTGAAGACACATAATAGCCGGTGACCAAGGCCCCATTTTCAATGTGGGGAATATCTTCTAAGTCTAAAATTTCACCGAACTTGCCAGCTCGTAAATTTTTGTAATCATCTGCATCTTCAATTTTAACGCCATCAGATCCAGCATCTTCAAGAATAACACTAACAGCATCCACAGCTTCATTTGTGGTTTGTACGCTTAATTCAGTCCATTTCATTTTCAAAACTCCTTATTTATTCACATTTTTCCAGCCTAGTTGTTTGTAGTCTACATCACGTTTGGGCATTCGTGAAACATATGGATTACCTTTCACGAAATAGCGCAAAGGTTCATTTGTCCATTTTCCTTTATTAGGCACGCCAATTCTGCCACTTTGTCCAATAGCTGTTGGAACTAAAAAATCGTTTAAATCTAACCACAGAGATCCTGTATTTAACAAAGTTCCCTTTAGTGATTTAGGGATTCCGAAAGCTTGCATCAGTTTTCCAGGACCACTCGTTAATTCATAAATAGGTTGAACTGGCCGATTTTTTTGAAAATTC contains the following coding sequences:
- the aspS gene encoding aspartate--tRNA ligase; protein product: MKRTTYAGLVNKQYLDQKIVLKGWVQKRRDLGNLIFIDLRDREGIVQLVFSKEFSESALAVADQLRSEYVIEINGKVVPRSEKEINPKMKTGEVEVEVYEAKILNKAKTPPFYIQDNINVSDELRLKYRYLDLRRPEMQRGLMIRNRITQAVHSYFDSEGFVDIETPDLTKSTPEGARDYLVPSRLYAGHFYALPQSPQLFKQLLMGAGFDRYYQIARCFRDEDLRGDRQPEFTQIDMETSFLDAEEIQDLTEGLIAKVMKDTLDIDVKLPFDRITWNESMARFGTDQPDLRFGMELKDLSDIMKDSEFKVFSGAVEKGGQVKAIAVPGGADLYSRKAIDKYTEYIERFGAKGLAWLKVTDDSFSGPIAKFFKDDAIRDQILTATEAKVGDLLLFVADRTKVVADTLSYLRVAIAKEQNMIPKNKFAYVWVVDWPLFEYDEGDKRWVPAHHPFTMPNEEDVHYLMNDDEDAHKAHAQSYDIILNGLELGGGSIRIHQRDLQEKMLEALGFTKERAEQSFGYLLEALDTGFPPHGGLAIGLDRFARLLADRDNIRDVIAFPKNSKAIEPMTSAPRPVAEKQLQELHLFSVNENDQNK
- the hisS gene encoding histidine--tRNA ligase, with amino-acid sequence MKYQRPKGTADILPDEAVAWSYIETTAKKLFDNYRFHEIRTPIFENFEVFSRSAGDTSDIVTKEMYDFRDKGDRHITLRPEGTAGVVRAFVENKLYGPEHIKPVKLYYTGPMFRYERPQSGRLREFHQIGVEAFGSESPNLDVEVISMGMQLLKKLGIHNLKLVINTLGDQTTREAYRAALIAYLEPHFDELSDDSKVRLHKNPLRVLDSKDKDDQKLVADAPSILDYLSPESASHFETVKNLLKALNIDYTVDASMVRGLDYYNHTIFEIMANDKALGKGDVTVCAGGRYNGLVEELGGPETPGIGFGLGVERLLLLMQAQNAPLPAINPLDVYVVGIGDETKAETLKIVEKIRSNGFSADQDYLDRKPKAQFKTADRLNTKIVITIGNDELTNKVVNLKVMATGEEQQVKLEDVYKNFPELFGKFLEK
- a CDS encoding N-acetylmuramoyl-L-alanine amidase, coding for MYTNIRTSVKNNRLQILLILVFLIATITFTHALFSSKTVRVGLDNVAVRNGPSLSYSQMGTLNSGKRVTVLKKKNGWLRVRYNDQKLGWIPSWLTNRKFGFKQATKLSEATIVLDPGHGGNDSGALGINQKNEEKTYTLKTAKVVKKSLEDQGARVFLTRSTDTYVGLAARANLSNEKKADAFISFHYDSAPENDSGSGDTTYYYHKKTSLKLAEMVNTQLKTKISLNNRGVQFGDFEVTRDNTQPALLIEGGYINTAKDFKQIRTETYRKQVASAVTSGLTNFFSEK
- a CDS encoding HAD hydrolase-like protein yields the protein MDLFWDFDGTLFDTYPIMVKSLKQALEVNGITDQKAHDLYWQMRQGSLGETLKSLASTYNLNYTTLESTYRTNEAQLLEEAQPFDQAYEVCQKNIQKNGRNFLLTHRDIQAKGLMQHHGFDSLFSGGVTGTDKFPRKPDPASLNFLIKKFQTEKKTAIMIGDRNLDILAAHNADIKGILFDPDHLIQVTSQPEKRIKNLAELLPLIISH
- the dtd gene encoding D-aminoacyl-tRNA deacylase encodes the protein MKVVLQRVKQAQVSIEHKVVGKIGQGYLLLVGFENQDTEQELDYLVHKIINLRVFEDQNQKMNLNIKQVEGQILSVSQFTLYANTRHGNRPSFTEAGDPQKAADLYQTFNKKLSETGLKVGTGEFGADMQVELCNDGPVTIIFDTDQLQK
- a CDS encoding RelA/SpoT family protein, which encodes MSQEPVLSAQDVLNMCRKYMNADHVAFVQKACDFSTYVHKDQYRQSGEPYIMHPIQVAGILADLKMDPATICAGFLHDTVEDTLITLGDIEELFGHDVAVIVDGVSKISKIRYKSNQEQLAENHRKLLLAMSKDIRVIIVKLADRLHNMRTLEHLRPDKQRRIANETLEIYAPLADRLGISTIKWELEDISLRYLNPQQYYRIAHLMNSRRDQREEYIALAISDIQKALDDLKVTEVDIYGRPKHIYSIYRKMVDQHKQFSQIYDLLAIRVITKSIKDCYAVLGAIHTRWKPMPGRFKDYIAMPKANMYQSLHTTVVGPEGKPLEVQIRTEEMHRVAEYGVAAHWAYKEGKTDKVAASETGNKLNWFKEIVELQDESKDAADFMDSVKGDLFGDRVYAFTPKGDVFELAKGSGPLDMAYTIHTEVGNHTTGAKVNGKIVPLDYKIKNGDIVDILTSTNSAGPSRDWINLVSTRRARNKIKQFFRQEDRSENVDKGHEIIEHQLRQTGFDPVEILEPAKLEKVANKLHYTSVNDMYAAIGFGDLAPTGVANRLTDDVRAKQEEDRKRREEKELLEDHQTISNENETEQERKKKSSSSGIIIEGADNLLVRLSHCCNPVPGDPIVGYITKGRGVSVHREDCPNVVNAEEHDERLIGVEWADPNDSHNNYAADLEVQGYNRNGMLNDILKKVNNTTRYLNSVNGKVDHNRMVTISLTVGVRNLDHLNHIMDNLKIVKDVYVVERPSH
- a CDS encoding 16S rRNA (uracil(1498)-N(3))-methyltransferase is translated as MQRYFTDQPIQLQEVFSVTGDTFHHLVRVMRAKENEQAEFVAANHQVFLGKIKSIDEKSAEILPVKQLEHAVEMPIEVTIACGLSKGEKSEKIVQKGTEMGARHFIFLPTEFSVVKWPAAKIARKIDRLQKIAVGAAEQSHRAYIPTISYCGSLRELMQWPGKFKIVAYEESAKQGEHTQLHHQIAQMQANDEVLALFGPEGGLSTQEIKKLTDAAFISVGLGPRILRAETAPLYFLTAISVFTEMR
- the prmA gene encoding 50S ribosomal protein L11 methyltransferase, coding for MKWTELSVQTTNEAVDAVSVILEDAGSDGVKIEDADDYKNLRAGKFGEILDLEDIPHIENGALVTGYYVSSSDIKALVSKIESQVLALKKFGLNPGSGKVIQKPLEETEWQTEWEKYYHPVRVTRYLTVVPSWESYQKTSPEEKILKLDPGMAFGTGTHPTTQLCLQALEMYLRGGEKVIDVGTGSGVLSIAASKMGASEIKAYDLDQVAVNSAVENLKLNPDVKNVQLGTNDLLAGIQAQADIVVANILAEIIVPLVPQAKACLKPNGIFITSGIIKEKLPTVLSALQDQKFKIIEILQMKDWRAVVAQIPTD